A segment of the bacterium genome:
TGACGGCAATTGACTGTCTAATCCCACAATACGGGAAGCCGACAGATCTAGCTGGGGCTCCGTTGGGCAAACGAACGCGCGACAAACTCAAGGATGCCGGCCACGTGGTCGCTCAGCGCATGTCAGCGTCGGGGATTGAGTCATGCTCCAAGGATGCAGGTGGGACGTGTGAGTTCGCGCGCATCTTCGATGACATATATGCCGCCTTCGGGTCACCCTAGAAAGAGCAACCGGGGGATGAGGGACAGTCACCCATTAGGGTTGCTGCGGGACATCTCGGCAGATTCCGCCCGCCCGCCCGGAACGAGCCTACCGCCCACAGCCGACAGCTAGCAGCTTCCGACGGACCAGCAAGGGAATTGCAGATTCAGGATCCTAGATTGCAGATTACGGACGGCGTCTCCCCAGCCATCAGCCATTGCGGTCGGACTGCGAAGCTAGTCAATTAGCTGAGAGCAGCTTGTAATCGCTGGCGCAGCCTTAGGAGTCGGTTGGCAACCCGGCAAGGATGGACGCGAGTTTCGGCTTCAACTTCGGCACGTCGTACTGAACCGTGGTCCATATTTCCTCGACGTCCACGCCGAAGTATTCGTGAACCAGCACGTTGCGCATAGCGACGATCTCTGCCCATGGCACGTCAGGATGCTGAGCACGAAGCTCGTCGCTGAGCCTGCCGGCGGCCTCTCCGATGACCTGTACGTGATGGACGAACCACGTCTGGAGCAGCTCGTCTCGTTCGATGGCCGCTCGTCCCTTGCCCACGTACTTCTCAATCTGCTCGATTGCCTCCAGGATGTCGAGCAACCTCTCGCGGTCGCTTCTCACAGAGGAAC
Coding sequences within it:
- a CDS encoding DUF86 domain-containing protein, whose product is MRSDRERLLDILEAIEQIEKYVGKGRAAIERDELLQTWFVHHVQVIGEAAGRLSDELRAQHPDVPWAEIVAMRNVLVHEYFGVDVEEIWTTVQYDVPKLKPKLASILAGLPTDS